Genomic DNA from Candidatus Methylomirabilota bacterium:
CGCGACTTCGTCGGGAGCGTGTCGCCACCGTCGGCCATGGTCTCCTCAGGCGTACCGGATCCGCGGATCCAGGAAGGTGTAGGTCATGTCCACGAGGAAGTTCATGACGACGAAGGCGAGCGCCGTCAGCAAGGCGAAGCCCTGCACCTGCTGGTAGTCGCGCGCGATGATGGCCTCGATGCCGAAGGTGCCCAGGCCCGGCATGGCGAAGAGCGTCTCCACCACGATCGCGCCGCCGATGAGGAAGCCGATCTGGAGCCCCATCACGGTCACGGTGGGGATCAAGGCGTTCTTCAGCGCGTGCTTGAATATGATGGGCCGCTCGGAGAGGCCCTTGGCGCGCGCGGTGGTGACGTACTCGGTGCGGATGACCTCCAGCATGCTCGAGCGGAGGAGACGCGTCAGGATGGCGGCCCGCCCCACCCCGAGTGCGATGGCGGGCATGAGGACGTGCTGCATGTTGCCCCAGAGGCTCGACCCGCAGACCATCGTCGGGCACGTGCCGGGCAGGTACACCCAGCCCGAGCTGGGGAGTAGGCCCCCGAGGCCGATGGAAAAGAGCAGGAGGAGGAG
This window encodes:
- a CDS encoding ABC transporter permease; protein product: RLLQIVPTVLAITFVVFVMMRSVPGDPVVSLLGDAYTEEDAIKAREAYGLNKPIVIQYLIWLGKLAQGDWGASILTGRPVLQDVLIRLPVTLELIVLSMGVALAIALPAAIIGALRQNTWADYTATSVAMIGVSIPEFFIGVLLLLLFSIGLGGLLPSSGWVYLPGTCPTMVCGSSLWGNMQHVLMPAIALGVGRAAILTRLLRSSMLEVIRTEYVTTARAKGLSERPIIFKHALKNALIPTVTVMGLQIGFLIGGAIVVETLFAMPGLGTFGIEAIIARDYQQVQGFALLTALAFVVMNFLVDMTYTFLDPRIRYA